A stretch of the Aegilops tauschii subsp. strangulata cultivar AL8/78 chromosome 4, Aet v6.0, whole genome shotgun sequence genome encodes the following:
- the LOC109741163 gene encoding vacuolar protein sorting-associated protein 2 homolog 1: MSFLFGKRKTPAELLRENKRMLDKSIREIERERQGLQTQEKKLIAEIKKVAKQGQMGAVKVMAKDLIRTRHQITKFYALKSQLQGVSLRIQTLKSTQAMGEAMKGVTKAMSQMNRQMNLPALQKIMRDFEMQNEKMEMVSEVMGDAIDDALEGDEEEEETEELVSQVLDEIGIDINSELVKAPATAVAMPVAAGKAPVQAEAAGGMDGGIDDDLQARLDNLRKM, translated from the exons ATGAGCTTCCTCTTCGGCAAGCGGAAGACCCCAGCTG AGCTGCTGCGGGAAAACAAGCGGATGCTAGATAAGTCCATCAGGGAGATCGAGAGGGAGAGGCAGGGCCTGCAGACTCAGGAGAAGAAGCTCATCGCTGAGATCAAGAAGGTGGCCAAGCAAGGACAGATG GGAGCTGTAAAAGTTATGGCAAAGGACCTTATTCGCACAAGGCATCAGATCACGAAATTTTATGCCCTGAAGTCCCAGTTGCAAGGTGTATCTCTCCGTATCCAG ACCCTGAAATCTACCCAAGCAATGGGGGAAGCCATGAAGGGCGTCACAAAAGCCATGTCACAGATGAACAGGCAGATGAATCTACCAGCACTCCAGAAGATAATGCGGGACTTTGAGATGCAAAACGAGAAGATGGAAATGGTCAGCGAGGTTATGGGTGATGCCATCGACGACGCCTTGGAgggtgatgaggaggaggaagaaacaGAAGAGCTAGTTAGCCAGGTCCTTGACGAAATCGGCATCGACATCAACTCTGAG CTTGTCAAGGCCCCGGCTACCGCAGTCGCCATGCCGGTTGCAGCGGGAAAGGCGCCTGTTCAAGCTGAAGCTGCGGGCGGGATGGACGGTGGAATAGACGATGACTTGCAGGCACGGCTTGATAACCTGAGGAAGATGTGA